A section of the Sceloporus undulatus isolate JIND9_A2432 ecotype Alabama chromosome 3, SceUnd_v1.1, whole genome shotgun sequence genome encodes:
- the LOC121927172 gene encoding maestro heat-like repeat-containing protein family member 6 isoform X2: MAMSHDIPVTIGPGVKPRHVKTMVIKEKTTNTYGPPVGLNMAFASDPDFICFDKATQTLFEDEDDLIEDQKANSCAARLFVPAKEKGYVLKTKTKVRERASTTQPRSELHNFLPKEKQRKDDEPLEYCHGVTLQPDNEDVDERFLKDDATATVTGQILLVVASLRDADKTSIQAAAAMLNSILKKEMNKLREKVPEIIDIIYFHLRAIQEPSAREAVIGAVCLLAEKHTEEAISSLLRLSLLCDRHITQIWEALGQAKQTVRLQVLAKLLEVLKRKPDFSSEPSESDSKFKDNSLLPLAATKALCIIFRDKKCKVPMNSFYVSVIIFLVIQLHYLNCSEIDYGQEDIFKTSSYISCTMEALKALIKREKTPQTCFTSLTGSWDLLSSPENYLEGVLLLARALVKHHSGLDYAVFTKVIPLLHHGDDKQKLTAMAFFTALLSSDSTYTVLQKHYILGLLKNWQTDSRATYRWLSLNGLGNVAHHLQNKELTALILGILPSFNDPDEKVALTAMEVITKIVAHHKNNVNVYVKITEQLQPFLADTRSKISCAANKLFQDILKSIDVKDKSIMQDHVLTSIVTLMVNLQDPHQDVVKSRRGSLKECEVFQGWTIHDSQDSWDTICKRLVREHPEKLRSFLIQAQDYRQSPRKSSSSAATIFIDSILYHMELSPVQRSEVDFLKQAFSSCPSENQHPVPVVLQPEKVRRHWSDLFRCSRYFPKSCF; the protein is encoded by the exons AAAAACTATGGTCATAAAAGAAAAGACAACAAACACCTATGGCCCACCTGTGGGACTGAACATGGCATTTGCCAGTGATCCAGACTTTATCTGCTTCGATAAGGCTACACAAACTTTATTTGAGGATGAAGATGATCTGATCGAAGATCAGAAGGCAAATTCATGCGCAGCTCGCTTGTTTGTGCCTGCTAAAGAAAAAGGTTATGTGCTGAAGACAAAAACCAAAGTGAGGGAGCGAGCCTCTACAACCCAGCCAAGATCAGAGCTTCACAACTTCCTCCCAAAGGAGAAACAGAGAAAAGACGACGAGCCTTTGGAATATTGCCACGGTGTCACCTTGCAGCCAGATAATGAAGATGTGGATGAG AGATTTCTAAAAGATGATGCAACAGCCACAGTTACTGGTCAGATACTTTTAGTCGTGGCTAGTCTAAGGGACGCTGACAAAACCAGTATCCAGGCAGCTGCAGCTATGCTAAACTCAATCCTGAAGAAAGAAATGAACAAACTGAGAGAAAAG GTGCCAGAGATCAttgatattatttattttcaCCTGCGTGCCATCCAGGAACCTAGTGCAAGAGAAGCTGTAATAGGGGCTGTTTGTCTCCTGGCTGAAAAACATACAGAGGAAGCCATCTCAAGCCTTCTGAGACTTTCACTGCTTTGTGACAG gcATATTACTCAAATTTGGGAAGCTCTGGGCCAAGCTAAGCAGACTGTCAGACTCCAGGTTCTAGCCAAGCTTCTTGAAGTGCTAAAAAGAAAACCTGACTTCAGCAGTGAACCATCAGAGTCAGACTCAAAGTTCAAGGATAATTCCCTTCTACCTCTAGCT GCAACAAAGGCCCTGTGCATTATATTTAGGGATAAAAAGTGCAAAGTGCCTATGAACAGTTTTTATGTATCTGTCATCATCTTCCTGGTAATTCAGCTGCATTACTTGAATTGTTCAGAAATTGACTATGGACAGGAGGATATATTCAAAACATCAAGCTATATAAG CTGTACCATGGAAGCTTTAAAAGCCTTAATTAAAAGGGAGAAGACTCCTCAGACATGTTTTACAAGTCTAACAGGAAGCTGGGACCTTCTGTCTTCACCAGAGAATTACCTCGAAGGGGTTCTCCTTTTGGCCAG AGCCCTTGTCAAACATCACAGCGGGCTTGACTATGCTGTATTTACCAAGGTGATACCACTTCTCCATCATGGGGATGACAAACAGAAGCTAACAGCAATGGCCTTTTTCACTGCA CTTCTGTCTTCTGATTCCACCTACACGGTGCTACAAAAACATTATATTTTGGGCCTATTAAAGAACTGGCAGACTGATTCGAGAGCAACCTACCGCTGGCTCAGTCTCAATGGATTGGGCAATGTAGCTCATCACCTGCAAAAT aaagaactcacTGCCCTAATTCTGGGTATCCTTCCAAGTTTCAATGACCCTGATGAGAAGGTGGCCTTGACAGCTATGGAAGTTATAACGAAGATTGTTGCACATCACAAGAACAATGTCAATGTATATGTGAAGATCACCGAGCAGCTTCAGCCATTCTTGGCTGAT ACGAGGAGCAAAATAAGCTGTGCAGCAAATAAGTTGTTTCAAGACATACTTAAAAGCATAGATGTGAAAGACAAATCCATTATGCAAGACCATGTTCTCACCAGTATTGTTACACTGATGGTGAATCTACAAGACCCACATCAGGATGTGGTTAAG AGTCGTAGGGGCAGCTTAAAGGAGTGTGAAGTCTTTCAGGGATGGACAATCCATGACAGCCAAGATTCTTGGGACACAATTTGCAAACGCCTT GTTAGGGAGCACCCAGAAAAACTGAGGAGCTTCCTGATCCAGGCACAAGATTATCGTCAAAGTCCACGGAAGTCTTCAAGTTCTGCAGCCACCATTTTTATAG ATTCCATCCTATACCACATGGAATTGAGTCCTGTGCAAAGATCAGAAGTGGACTTCTTGAAACAAG CTTTCAGCTCTTGTCCATCAGAAAACCAGCACCCGGTTCCTGTGGTTCTTCAGCCAGAAAAAGTACGCAGGCATTGGTCAGATCTATTCAGATGTTCCCGCTATTTCCCaaa ATCCTGTTTTTGA
- the LOC121927172 gene encoding maestro heat-like repeat-containing protein family member 6 isoform X4: MAMSHDIPVTIGPGVKPRHVKTMVIKEKTTNTYGPPVGLNMAFASDPDFICFDKATQTLFEDEDDLIEDQKANSCAARLFVPAKEKGYVLKTKTKVRERASTTQPRSELHNFLPKEKQRKDDEPLEYCHGVTLQPDNEDVDERFLKDDATATVTGQILLVVASLRDADKTSIQAAAAMLNSILKKEMNKLREKVPEIIDIIYFHLRAIQEPSAREAVIGAVCLLAEKHTEEAISSLLRLSLLCDRHITQIWEALGQAKQTVRLQVLAKLLEVLKRKPDFSSEPSESDSKFKDNSLLPLAATKALCIIFRDKKCKVPMNSFYVSVIIFLVIQLHYLNCSEIDYGQEDIFKTSSYISCTMEALKALIKREKTPQTCFTSLTGSWDLLSSPENYLEGVLLLARALVKHHSGLDYAVFTKVIPLLHHGDDKQKLTAMAFFTALLSSDSTYTVLQKHYILGLLKNWQTDSRATYRWLSLNGLGNVAHHLQNKKELTALILGILPSFNDPDEKVALTAMEVITKIVAHHKNNVNVYVKITEQLQPFLADTRSKISCAANKLFQDILKSIDVKDKSIMQDHVLTSIVTLMVNLQDPHQDVVKVREHPEKLRSFLIQAQDYRQSPRKSSSSAATIFIDSILYHMELSPVQRSEVDFLKQAFSSCPSENQHPVPVVLQPEKVRRHWSDLFRCSRYFPKSCF; this comes from the exons AAAAACTATGGTCATAAAAGAAAAGACAACAAACACCTATGGCCCACCTGTGGGACTGAACATGGCATTTGCCAGTGATCCAGACTTTATCTGCTTCGATAAGGCTACACAAACTTTATTTGAGGATGAAGATGATCTGATCGAAGATCAGAAGGCAAATTCATGCGCAGCTCGCTTGTTTGTGCCTGCTAAAGAAAAAGGTTATGTGCTGAAGACAAAAACCAAAGTGAGGGAGCGAGCCTCTACAACCCAGCCAAGATCAGAGCTTCACAACTTCCTCCCAAAGGAGAAACAGAGAAAAGACGACGAGCCTTTGGAATATTGCCACGGTGTCACCTTGCAGCCAGATAATGAAGATGTGGATGAG AGATTTCTAAAAGATGATGCAACAGCCACAGTTACTGGTCAGATACTTTTAGTCGTGGCTAGTCTAAGGGACGCTGACAAAACCAGTATCCAGGCAGCTGCAGCTATGCTAAACTCAATCCTGAAGAAAGAAATGAACAAACTGAGAGAAAAG GTGCCAGAGATCAttgatattatttattttcaCCTGCGTGCCATCCAGGAACCTAGTGCAAGAGAAGCTGTAATAGGGGCTGTTTGTCTCCTGGCTGAAAAACATACAGAGGAAGCCATCTCAAGCCTTCTGAGACTTTCACTGCTTTGTGACAG gcATATTACTCAAATTTGGGAAGCTCTGGGCCAAGCTAAGCAGACTGTCAGACTCCAGGTTCTAGCCAAGCTTCTTGAAGTGCTAAAAAGAAAACCTGACTTCAGCAGTGAACCATCAGAGTCAGACTCAAAGTTCAAGGATAATTCCCTTCTACCTCTAGCT GCAACAAAGGCCCTGTGCATTATATTTAGGGATAAAAAGTGCAAAGTGCCTATGAACAGTTTTTATGTATCTGTCATCATCTTCCTGGTAATTCAGCTGCATTACTTGAATTGTTCAGAAATTGACTATGGACAGGAGGATATATTCAAAACATCAAGCTATATAAG CTGTACCATGGAAGCTTTAAAAGCCTTAATTAAAAGGGAGAAGACTCCTCAGACATGTTTTACAAGTCTAACAGGAAGCTGGGACCTTCTGTCTTCACCAGAGAATTACCTCGAAGGGGTTCTCCTTTTGGCCAG AGCCCTTGTCAAACATCACAGCGGGCTTGACTATGCTGTATTTACCAAGGTGATACCACTTCTCCATCATGGGGATGACAAACAGAAGCTAACAGCAATGGCCTTTTTCACTGCA CTTCTGTCTTCTGATTCCACCTACACGGTGCTACAAAAACATTATATTTTGGGCCTATTAAAGAACTGGCAGACTGATTCGAGAGCAACCTACCGCTGGCTCAGTCTCAATGGATTGGGCAATGTAGCTCATCACCTGCAAAAT aagaaagaactcacTGCCCTAATTCTGGGTATCCTTCCAAGTTTCAATGACCCTGATGAGAAGGTGGCCTTGACAGCTATGGAAGTTATAACGAAGATTGTTGCACATCACAAGAACAATGTCAATGTATATGTGAAGATCACCGAGCAGCTTCAGCCATTCTTGGCTGAT ACGAGGAGCAAAATAAGCTGTGCAGCAAATAAGTTGTTTCAAGACATACTTAAAAGCATAGATGTGAAAGACAAATCCATTATGCAAGACCATGTTCTCACCAGTATTGTTACACTGATGGTGAATCTACAAGACCCACATCAGGATGTGGTTAAG GTTAGGGAGCACCCAGAAAAACTGAGGAGCTTCCTGATCCAGGCACAAGATTATCGTCAAAGTCCACGGAAGTCTTCAAGTTCTGCAGCCACCATTTTTATAG ATTCCATCCTATACCACATGGAATTGAGTCCTGTGCAAAGATCAGAAGTGGACTTCTTGAAACAAG CTTTCAGCTCTTGTCCATCAGAAAACCAGCACCCGGTTCCTGTGGTTCTTCAGCCAGAAAAAGTACGCAGGCATTGGTCAGATCTATTCAGATGTTCCCGCTATTTCCCaaa ATCCTGTTTTTGA
- the LOC121927172 gene encoding maestro heat-like repeat-containing protein family member 6 isoform X3, with the protein MVIKEKTTNTYGPPVGLNMAFASDPDFICFDKATQTLFEDEDDLIEDQKANSCAARLFVPAKEKGYVLKTKTKVRERASTTQPRSELHNFLPKEKQRKDDEPLEYCHGVTLQPDNEDVDERFLKDDATATVTGQILLVVASLRDADKTSIQAAAAMLNSILKKEMNKLREKVPEIIDIIYFHLRAIQEPSAREAVIGAVCLLAEKHTEEAISSLLRLSLLCDRHITQIWEALGQAKQTVRLQVLAKLLEVLKRKPDFSSEPSESDSKFKDNSLLPLAATKALCIIFRDKKCKVPMNSFYVSVIIFLVIQLHYLNCSEIDYGQEDIFKTSSYISCTMEALKALIKREKTPQTCFTSLTGSWDLLSSPENYLEGVLLLARALVKHHSGLDYAVFTKVIPLLHHGDDKQKLTAMAFFTALLSSDSTYTVLQKHYILGLLKNWQTDSRATYRWLSLNGLGNVAHHLQNKKELTALILGILPSFNDPDEKVALTAMEVITKIVAHHKNNVNVYVKITEQLQPFLADTRSKISCAANKLFQDILKSIDVKDKSIMQDHVLTSIVTLMVNLQDPHQDVVKSRRGSLKECEVFQGWTIHDSQDSWDTICKRLVREHPEKLRSFLIQAQDYRQSPRKSSSSAATIFIDSILYHMELSPVQRSEVDFLKQAFSSCPSENQHPVPVVLQPEKVRRHWSDLFRCSRYFPKSCF; encoded by the exons ATGGTCATAAAAGAAAAGACAACAAACACCTATGGCCCACCTGTGGGACTGAACATGGCATTTGCCAGTGATCCAGACTTTATCTGCTTCGATAAGGCTACACAAACTTTATTTGAGGATGAAGATGATCTGATCGAAGATCAGAAGGCAAATTCATGCGCAGCTCGCTTGTTTGTGCCTGCTAAAGAAAAAGGTTATGTGCTGAAGACAAAAACCAAAGTGAGGGAGCGAGCCTCTACAACCCAGCCAAGATCAGAGCTTCACAACTTCCTCCCAAAGGAGAAACAGAGAAAAGACGACGAGCCTTTGGAATATTGCCACGGTGTCACCTTGCAGCCAGATAATGAAGATGTGGATGAG AGATTTCTAAAAGATGATGCAACAGCCACAGTTACTGGTCAGATACTTTTAGTCGTGGCTAGTCTAAGGGACGCTGACAAAACCAGTATCCAGGCAGCTGCAGCTATGCTAAACTCAATCCTGAAGAAAGAAATGAACAAACTGAGAGAAAAG GTGCCAGAGATCAttgatattatttattttcaCCTGCGTGCCATCCAGGAACCTAGTGCAAGAGAAGCTGTAATAGGGGCTGTTTGTCTCCTGGCTGAAAAACATACAGAGGAAGCCATCTCAAGCCTTCTGAGACTTTCACTGCTTTGTGACAG gcATATTACTCAAATTTGGGAAGCTCTGGGCCAAGCTAAGCAGACTGTCAGACTCCAGGTTCTAGCCAAGCTTCTTGAAGTGCTAAAAAGAAAACCTGACTTCAGCAGTGAACCATCAGAGTCAGACTCAAAGTTCAAGGATAATTCCCTTCTACCTCTAGCT GCAACAAAGGCCCTGTGCATTATATTTAGGGATAAAAAGTGCAAAGTGCCTATGAACAGTTTTTATGTATCTGTCATCATCTTCCTGGTAATTCAGCTGCATTACTTGAATTGTTCAGAAATTGACTATGGACAGGAGGATATATTCAAAACATCAAGCTATATAAG CTGTACCATGGAAGCTTTAAAAGCCTTAATTAAAAGGGAGAAGACTCCTCAGACATGTTTTACAAGTCTAACAGGAAGCTGGGACCTTCTGTCTTCACCAGAGAATTACCTCGAAGGGGTTCTCCTTTTGGCCAG AGCCCTTGTCAAACATCACAGCGGGCTTGACTATGCTGTATTTACCAAGGTGATACCACTTCTCCATCATGGGGATGACAAACAGAAGCTAACAGCAATGGCCTTTTTCACTGCA CTTCTGTCTTCTGATTCCACCTACACGGTGCTACAAAAACATTATATTTTGGGCCTATTAAAGAACTGGCAGACTGATTCGAGAGCAACCTACCGCTGGCTCAGTCTCAATGGATTGGGCAATGTAGCTCATCACCTGCAAAAT aagaaagaactcacTGCCCTAATTCTGGGTATCCTTCCAAGTTTCAATGACCCTGATGAGAAGGTGGCCTTGACAGCTATGGAAGTTATAACGAAGATTGTTGCACATCACAAGAACAATGTCAATGTATATGTGAAGATCACCGAGCAGCTTCAGCCATTCTTGGCTGAT ACGAGGAGCAAAATAAGCTGTGCAGCAAATAAGTTGTTTCAAGACATACTTAAAAGCATAGATGTGAAAGACAAATCCATTATGCAAGACCATGTTCTCACCAGTATTGTTACACTGATGGTGAATCTACAAGACCCACATCAGGATGTGGTTAAG AGTCGTAGGGGCAGCTTAAAGGAGTGTGAAGTCTTTCAGGGATGGACAATCCATGACAGCCAAGATTCTTGGGACACAATTTGCAAACGCCTT GTTAGGGAGCACCCAGAAAAACTGAGGAGCTTCCTGATCCAGGCACAAGATTATCGTCAAAGTCCACGGAAGTCTTCAAGTTCTGCAGCCACCATTTTTATAG ATTCCATCCTATACCACATGGAATTGAGTCCTGTGCAAAGATCAGAAGTGGACTTCTTGAAACAAG CTTTCAGCTCTTGTCCATCAGAAAACCAGCACCCGGTTCCTGTGGTTCTTCAGCCAGAAAAAGTACGCAGGCATTGGTCAGATCTATTCAGATGTTCCCGCTATTTCCCaaa ATCCTGTTTTTGA
- the LOC121927172 gene encoding maestro heat-like repeat-containing protein family member 6 isoform X1, producing MAMSHDIPVTIGPGVKPRHVKTMVIKEKTTNTYGPPVGLNMAFASDPDFICFDKATQTLFEDEDDLIEDQKANSCAARLFVPAKEKGYVLKTKTKVRERASTTQPRSELHNFLPKEKQRKDDEPLEYCHGVTLQPDNEDVDERFLKDDATATVTGQILLVVASLRDADKTSIQAAAAMLNSILKKEMNKLREKVPEIIDIIYFHLRAIQEPSAREAVIGAVCLLAEKHTEEAISSLLRLSLLCDRHITQIWEALGQAKQTVRLQVLAKLLEVLKRKPDFSSEPSESDSKFKDNSLLPLAATKALCIIFRDKKCKVPMNSFYVSVIIFLVIQLHYLNCSEIDYGQEDIFKTSSYISCTMEALKALIKREKTPQTCFTSLTGSWDLLSSPENYLEGVLLLARALVKHHSGLDYAVFTKVIPLLHHGDDKQKLTAMAFFTALLSSDSTYTVLQKHYILGLLKNWQTDSRATYRWLSLNGLGNVAHHLQNKKELTALILGILPSFNDPDEKVALTAMEVITKIVAHHKNNVNVYVKITEQLQPFLADTRSKISCAANKLFQDILKSIDVKDKSIMQDHVLTSIVTLMVNLQDPHQDVVKSRRGSLKECEVFQGWTIHDSQDSWDTICKRLVREHPEKLRSFLIQAQDYRQSPRKSSSSAATIFIDSILYHMELSPVQRSEVDFLKQAFSSCPSENQHPVPVVLQPEKVRRHWSDLFRCSRYFPKSCF from the exons AAAAACTATGGTCATAAAAGAAAAGACAACAAACACCTATGGCCCACCTGTGGGACTGAACATGGCATTTGCCAGTGATCCAGACTTTATCTGCTTCGATAAGGCTACACAAACTTTATTTGAGGATGAAGATGATCTGATCGAAGATCAGAAGGCAAATTCATGCGCAGCTCGCTTGTTTGTGCCTGCTAAAGAAAAAGGTTATGTGCTGAAGACAAAAACCAAAGTGAGGGAGCGAGCCTCTACAACCCAGCCAAGATCAGAGCTTCACAACTTCCTCCCAAAGGAGAAACAGAGAAAAGACGACGAGCCTTTGGAATATTGCCACGGTGTCACCTTGCAGCCAGATAATGAAGATGTGGATGAG AGATTTCTAAAAGATGATGCAACAGCCACAGTTACTGGTCAGATACTTTTAGTCGTGGCTAGTCTAAGGGACGCTGACAAAACCAGTATCCAGGCAGCTGCAGCTATGCTAAACTCAATCCTGAAGAAAGAAATGAACAAACTGAGAGAAAAG GTGCCAGAGATCAttgatattatttattttcaCCTGCGTGCCATCCAGGAACCTAGTGCAAGAGAAGCTGTAATAGGGGCTGTTTGTCTCCTGGCTGAAAAACATACAGAGGAAGCCATCTCAAGCCTTCTGAGACTTTCACTGCTTTGTGACAG gcATATTACTCAAATTTGGGAAGCTCTGGGCCAAGCTAAGCAGACTGTCAGACTCCAGGTTCTAGCCAAGCTTCTTGAAGTGCTAAAAAGAAAACCTGACTTCAGCAGTGAACCATCAGAGTCAGACTCAAAGTTCAAGGATAATTCCCTTCTACCTCTAGCT GCAACAAAGGCCCTGTGCATTATATTTAGGGATAAAAAGTGCAAAGTGCCTATGAACAGTTTTTATGTATCTGTCATCATCTTCCTGGTAATTCAGCTGCATTACTTGAATTGTTCAGAAATTGACTATGGACAGGAGGATATATTCAAAACATCAAGCTATATAAG CTGTACCATGGAAGCTTTAAAAGCCTTAATTAAAAGGGAGAAGACTCCTCAGACATGTTTTACAAGTCTAACAGGAAGCTGGGACCTTCTGTCTTCACCAGAGAATTACCTCGAAGGGGTTCTCCTTTTGGCCAG AGCCCTTGTCAAACATCACAGCGGGCTTGACTATGCTGTATTTACCAAGGTGATACCACTTCTCCATCATGGGGATGACAAACAGAAGCTAACAGCAATGGCCTTTTTCACTGCA CTTCTGTCTTCTGATTCCACCTACACGGTGCTACAAAAACATTATATTTTGGGCCTATTAAAGAACTGGCAGACTGATTCGAGAGCAACCTACCGCTGGCTCAGTCTCAATGGATTGGGCAATGTAGCTCATCACCTGCAAAAT aagaaagaactcacTGCCCTAATTCTGGGTATCCTTCCAAGTTTCAATGACCCTGATGAGAAGGTGGCCTTGACAGCTATGGAAGTTATAACGAAGATTGTTGCACATCACAAGAACAATGTCAATGTATATGTGAAGATCACCGAGCAGCTTCAGCCATTCTTGGCTGAT ACGAGGAGCAAAATAAGCTGTGCAGCAAATAAGTTGTTTCAAGACATACTTAAAAGCATAGATGTGAAAGACAAATCCATTATGCAAGACCATGTTCTCACCAGTATTGTTACACTGATGGTGAATCTACAAGACCCACATCAGGATGTGGTTAAG AGTCGTAGGGGCAGCTTAAAGGAGTGTGAAGTCTTTCAGGGATGGACAATCCATGACAGCCAAGATTCTTGGGACACAATTTGCAAACGCCTT GTTAGGGAGCACCCAGAAAAACTGAGGAGCTTCCTGATCCAGGCACAAGATTATCGTCAAAGTCCACGGAAGTCTTCAAGTTCTGCAGCCACCATTTTTATAG ATTCCATCCTATACCACATGGAATTGAGTCCTGTGCAAAGATCAGAAGTGGACTTCTTGAAACAAG CTTTCAGCTCTTGTCCATCAGAAAACCAGCACCCGGTTCCTGTGGTTCTTCAGCCAGAAAAAGTACGCAGGCATTGGTCAGATCTATTCAGATGTTCCCGCTATTTCCCaaa ATCCTGTTTTTGA